One Natranaerovirga hydrolytica genomic region harbors:
- a CDS encoding DAK2 domain-containing protein, which produces MLVNQIDAITLQKLFIAGTKYLESKKDFINELNVFPVPDGDTGTNMSLTILSAAKEVNGLQNPNMASVAKAISSGSLRGARGNSGVILSQLFRGFAKVIGECEVIDTKIMAKAFRNGVDTAYKAVMKPKEGTILTVARAIATKAEELCEDTDDINFVLKETIVYGEEILSQTPDMLPVLKQAGVVDAGGQGLIYILVGAYEVLNGKEINFVIEEDNQKETISLKMESDESIEFGYCTEFIIDLKDELTDAAENDIKAYLSSIGDSIVVVADDDIIKVHVHTNDPGNALQKGLTLGQLSNIKIDNMRIQHSTLVVEEKLLSQDTHDTLEIQNVSKERKETGFIVVSIGEGLSEIFEGLGVDHIIEGGQTMNPSTEDMINAIDKVNADNIFILPNNKNIILAAQQAQNLIEDKNIFVIPTKSIPQGITAIINYEFDKKPEENETKMNASLSSVKTGQLTYAVRDTSIEDKEIKQGDLLGIGDGKILVVGESINESSKALLDELVDDESELISIYYGQDVKQEDVDALEHYIEDKYKDCDIEVHYGGQPLYYYIFSVE; this is translated from the coding sequence GTGTTAGTTAATCAAATAGATGCAATAACCCTACAAAAATTATTTATAGCAGGTACCAAATATTTAGAATCCAAAAAAGATTTTATAAATGAACTGAATGTATTTCCAGTACCAGATGGAGATACAGGAACCAATATGTCATTAACCATTTTGTCTGCAGCAAAAGAAGTTAATGGATTACAAAATCCTAATATGGCTTCTGTTGCCAAAGCTATATCTTCAGGCTCTTTAAGAGGCGCAAGAGGAAACTCAGGTGTTATATTATCTCAATTATTTAGAGGTTTCGCAAAAGTAATTGGAGAGTGTGAAGTAATTGATACAAAAATTATGGCTAAAGCCTTTAGAAATGGTGTGGATACCGCTTATAAAGCAGTTATGAAGCCTAAAGAAGGAACCATTTTAACTGTTGCAAGAGCTATAGCAACAAAAGCAGAAGAATTATGCGAAGATACAGACGATATTAATTTTGTTTTAAAAGAGACCATTGTTTATGGTGAAGAAATACTTAGTCAAACACCAGATATGTTACCAGTGCTCAAACAAGCAGGTGTTGTAGACGCTGGTGGCCAAGGTCTTATATATATATTGGTTGGTGCTTATGAAGTTTTAAACGGAAAAGAAATTAATTTTGTCATAGAAGAAGATAACCAAAAAGAGACGATTTCTTTGAAGATGGAGTCAGATGAATCAATAGAATTCGGTTATTGTACAGAGTTTATCATTGATTTAAAAGATGAGTTAACAGACGCGGCAGAAAATGATATTAAAGCATACTTATCATCCATTGGGGACTCCATTGTAGTTGTAGCTGATGATGATATAATTAAAGTGCATGTACATACAAATGATCCAGGTAATGCACTGCAAAAAGGATTGACATTGGGTCAATTAAGCAATATAAAAATTGATAATATGAGAATTCAACATAGTACATTGGTAGTGGAAGAAAAATTATTATCTCAGGATACCCATGACACCTTAGAAATTCAAAATGTTTCCAAGGAAAGAAAAGAAACAGGTTTTATTGTGGTTTCAATAGGTGAAGGATTAAGCGAAATTTTTGAAGGTTTAGGTGTGGACCATATTATAGAAGGTGGTCAAACCATGAACCCAAGTACAGAAGATATGATTAACGCTATTGATAAAGTGAATGCAGATAATATTTTTATATTGCCAAATAATAAAAACATTATTTTGGCGGCTCAACAAGCACAGAATCTTATTGAAGATAAAAATATTTTTGTTATACCGACAAAAAGTATTCCACAAGGCATAACAGCAATCATTAATTATGAATTTGATAAAAAGCCAGAAGAAAATGAAACGAAAATGAATGCCAGCCTTAGCAGTGTTAAAACGGGTCAATTAACTTATGCAGTTAGAGATACGAGTATTGAAGATAAAGAAATTAAGCAAGGCGATTTATTAGGTATTGGAGATGGCAAAATTCTTGTGGTAGGTGAGTCCATTAATGAATCATCAAAAGCATTATTAGATGAGCTTGTAGATGATGAAAGCGAATTAATTAGTATTTATTATGGTCAAGATGTTAAACAAGAAGATGTAGATGCCTTAGAACACTATATAGAAGATAAATATAAGGATTGTGACATAGAAGTCCACTATGGTGGTCAACCTTTATATTATTATATTTTTTCTGTAGAATAA
- a CDS encoding Asp23/Gls24 family envelope stress response protein: MKGRMATNIGNIIIDNEVVSKYAGLAAVECYGIVGMAMVTVKEDLVKILKRESLSKGVKVTIIDNKIDIDFHVVVVYGVKISAVADNLISTVKYKVEKFTGMEVTKINIFVEGVRVD, translated from the coding sequence ATGAAAGGAAGAATGGCTACAAATATTGGAAATATTATTATTGACAATGAAGTTGTCTCTAAATATGCTGGCTTGGCTGCTGTAGAATGTTATGGTATAGTTGGTATGGCAATGGTAACAGTAAAAGAAGACTTGGTTAAGATTCTTAAAAGAGAAAGTCTTAGTAAAGGTGTAAAAGTAACCATTATTGATAATAAGATTGACATAGATTTTCACGTAGTAGTTGTATACGGCGTTAAAATCTCTGCTGTTGCTGATAACTTAATTAGCACTGTAAAATACAAAGTAGAGAAGTTTACAGGTATGGAAGTAACAAAAATTAACATCTTTGTAGAAGGTGTTAGGGTGGATTAA
- the rpmB gene encoding 50S ribosomal protein L28, which yields MAKCSICEKSVHFGHKVSHSNKKSNKMWKPNIKRVKAMVNGAPKRIYVCTQCLKSNKVVRAQ from the coding sequence ATGGCTAAATGTTCAATCTGTGAAAAAAGCGTTCACTTCGGTCATAAGGTGAGCCATTCAAATAAAAAATCAAATAAAATGTGGAAACCAAATATTAAAAGGGTAAAAGCAATGGTAAATGGTGCACCAAAAAGAATCTATGTTTGCACTCAATGTTTAAAATCAAATAAAGTTGTACGTGCACAATAA
- a CDS encoding thiamine diphosphokinase: MRALIVTGGTINEKFLKDLIAEHSFDYSIVVDGALDLVDQFNMPFDLLVGDLDTAQPSLVKKYKKKDMEIVSHSPDKDYTDTHLALIEAVNRGCKEVTVVGGLGSRMDHTLANIHVLKYALDNNVRAEIINEQNRIYCMNKALTIEEAFGKYISLIPLSTSVEGISSEGLKYELQDTNLKIGHSIGVSNEIMQLPVTLRVKKGYLIIIQSQD; encoded by the coding sequence GTGAGAGCTTTAATTGTTACAGGGGGAACCATTAATGAAAAGTTTCTTAAGGACTTAATCGCTGAGCATTCCTTTGATTACTCTATCGTTGTAGATGGTGCATTAGATTTAGTGGATCAATTCAATATGCCATTTGATTTATTAGTGGGTGATTTAGATACAGCTCAGCCATCATTAGTAAAAAAATATAAAAAAAAAGATATGGAAATTGTCAGTCACTCTCCAGATAAAGATTACACAGATACGCATCTTGCGTTAATAGAGGCAGTTAACCGAGGTTGTAAAGAGGTTACCGTTGTTGGAGGTTTAGGCTCTAGAATGGACCATACCTTGGCCAATATACACGTTTTAAAATATGCATTAGATAACAATGTAAGGGCTGAAATTATTAATGAACAGAATCGGATATACTGTATGAACAAAGCATTAACTATTGAAGAGGCTTTTGGAAAATATATTTCTCTTATTCCATTATCAACTAGCGTAGAAGGCATCTCTAGTGAAGGACTAAAATACGAATTACAAGATACTAATTTGAAGATAGGACATTCCATAGGCGTTAGCAATGAGATTATGCAATTACCTGTAACCCTTAGGGTTAAAAAAGGGTATTTAATAATCATTCAATCACAAGATTAA